From the genome of Nocardia sp. NBC_01503, one region includes:
- a CDS encoding Zn-ribbon domain-containing OB-fold protein, with translation MTLGNTEVLAAPLVMKFDYTRSTGPTIGRFLTGLRAGRVVGVRGSDGRVIVPPAEFDPITADALTEFVDVADIGTVQSWSWVAEPLPGQPFDRPFAYALIKLDGADTALLHAVDVASPADISTGMRVRARWAAERTGDIHDIACFEPGETSTAPADSAADAEPVTGIITPIDLSFKHTAAPQETVFLKGLTEGKLIGARARMDGKVYFPPRGADPRTGEPTDDYVEVSDKGIVTTFCIVNVPFMGQRLKPPYVAAYVLLDGTDIPFLHLVLGVEASEVRMGMKVEAVWKPREEWGLSMANIDHFRPTGEPDAEYDSFAHHL, from the coding sequence GTGACTCTGGGGAACACCGAAGTACTCGCAGCACCGCTGGTGATGAAGTTCGACTACACCCGCTCCACCGGACCGACCATCGGACGCTTCCTCACCGGATTGCGTGCCGGGCGGGTCGTCGGGGTGCGCGGTTCCGATGGGCGCGTGATCGTGCCGCCCGCGGAATTCGATCCGATCACCGCGGATGCCCTGACCGAATTCGTCGACGTGGCCGATATCGGCACCGTGCAGTCGTGGAGCTGGGTGGCCGAACCGCTGCCGGGCCAGCCCTTCGACCGCCCGTTCGCCTACGCGCTCATCAAGCTGGACGGTGCGGATACCGCCCTGCTGCATGCGGTGGATGTGGCCTCACCGGCCGATATCAGCACCGGTATGCGGGTACGCGCCCGCTGGGCCGCCGAACGGACCGGCGACATCCACGACATCGCCTGTTTCGAACCGGGTGAGACCTCCACCGCCCCCGCCGATTCCGCCGCCGACGCGGAGCCGGTGACCGGCATCATCACTCCGATCGACCTCTCCTTCAAGCACACCGCCGCACCGCAGGAGACCGTCTTCCTGAAGGGGCTCACCGAGGGCAAGCTGATCGGCGCGCGGGCCCGGATGGACGGCAAGGTCTACTTCCCGCCGCGCGGCGCGGATCCGCGCACCGGTGAGCCGACCGACGACTACGTCGAGGTGTCCGACAAGGGCATCGTGACCACCTTCTGCATCGTCAACGTGCCCTTCATGGGCCAGCGCCTCAAACCCCCGTATGTGGCGGCGTACGTGCTGCTCGACGGCACCGACATCCCGTTCCTGCACCTGGTGCTGGGCGTGGAGGCGAGTGAGGTCCGCATGGGCATGAAGGTCGAGGCCGTGTGGAAGCCGCGCGAGGAGTGGGGCCTGTCGATGGCCAATATCGACCACTTCCGGCCCACCGGCGAACCCGACGCCGAGTACGACTCGTTCGCGCACCACCTGTAG
- a CDS encoding steroid 3-ketoacyl-CoA thiolase, which produces MGTPVIVEAARTPIGKRNGWLAGLHAAELLGAAQKGLLERAELDPALVEQVIGGCVMQVGEQSNNVTRTAWLHAGLPWQTGAVTIDNQCGSAQQATGLVAGLIATGAIEVGVSCGLESMSHVPLGANVGTHAGPRRPASWNIDMPDQFTAAERIAKRRGITRDDTDEWGERSQRLAAQAWAQGRFDREVLTIVGAPQVDKEGNLTGETADISRDQGLRETTREGLAKLKPVLEGGIHTAGSSSQISDGASAVLLMDEKAAERAGLRPRARIISQCLVGGEPEFHLDGPVQACERLLERSGMSIGDIDLFEINEAFASVVLSWASVHKPDLDRVNVNGGAIAIGHPVGSTGTRLITTALHELERSGKQTAMILMCCGGALATGTIIERI; this is translated from the coding sequence GTGGGTACACCCGTCATCGTCGAGGCCGCGCGCACTCCCATCGGCAAGCGCAACGGCTGGCTGGCCGGCCTGCACGCCGCCGAACTCCTGGGAGCGGCGCAGAAGGGCCTGCTGGAGCGGGCCGAGCTGGATCCCGCGCTCGTGGAGCAGGTTATCGGCGGCTGCGTCATGCAGGTCGGCGAACAGTCCAACAATGTCACCCGCACGGCGTGGCTGCACGCCGGACTGCCGTGGCAGACCGGCGCGGTCACCATCGACAACCAGTGCGGTTCGGCGCAGCAGGCGACCGGTCTGGTCGCGGGGCTCATCGCCACCGGCGCGATCGAGGTCGGCGTGTCCTGCGGCCTGGAGTCCATGAGCCATGTTCCGTTGGGCGCCAACGTCGGAACGCACGCGGGCCCGCGCCGCCCGGCCTCCTGGAATATCGACATGCCGGACCAGTTCACCGCCGCCGAGCGAATTGCCAAGCGGCGCGGTATCACTCGCGACGACACCGATGAGTGGGGCGAGCGCTCGCAGCGACTGGCCGCGCAGGCGTGGGCGCAGGGGCGTTTCGATCGGGAGGTGCTGACCATCGTCGGTGCGCCGCAGGTCGACAAGGAGGGCAACCTCACCGGCGAGACCGCCGACATCAGCCGCGATCAGGGTCTGCGCGAGACCACCCGCGAGGGCCTGGCGAAGCTGAAGCCGGTGCTGGAGGGCGGAATTCACACCGCGGGCTCCTCCTCGCAGATCTCCGACGGCGCCTCGGCCGTGCTGCTCATGGACGAAAAGGCCGCCGAGCGTGCGGGTTTGCGGCCGCGCGCGCGGATCATCTCGCAGTGCCTGGTGGGCGGCGAGCCCGAATTCCACTTGGACGGACCGGTTCAGGCGTGTGAGCGCCTGCTGGAGCGCAGCGGTATGAGCATCGGCGATATCGATCTGTTCGAGATCAATGAAGCTTTCGCCTCCGTGGTGCTGTCCTGGGCGTCGGTGCACAAGCCGGATCTGGATCGGGTGAACGTCAACGGTGGCGCGATCGCGATCGGGCATCCGGTGGGCAGCACCGGAACTCGGCTCATCACAACGGCTTTGCACGAGCTGGAGCGGTCCGGCAAGCAGACCGCGATGATCCTCATGTGCTGCGGTGGCGCGCTCGCGACCGGCACCATCATCGAGCGAATCTAG
- a CDS encoding ImmA/IrrE family metallo-endopeptidase, which yields MTESRAHSIGSYRRVAAAVDAVCAVAADFDATNLDEVVLAISAERRRMIEIASAQLGPGVCGQRRSYPDKDVIVLAEALPSREHTLAHELGHIVFDHPGEAATEVVLEASDDLIAYMLSQRSHQKIVELGEDEQCEWEAETFASMLMTRLRVFNSRGAGVSVLRFDEALG from the coding sequence ATGACCGAGAGCCGGGCGCATAGCATCGGGTCCTACCGCCGGGTGGCGGCGGCGGTGGACGCGGTGTGCGCGGTGGCCGCCGATTTCGACGCCACCAATCTCGACGAGGTGGTGCTCGCCATCTCCGCCGAGCGCCGCCGGATGATCGAGATCGCCAGTGCCCAACTGGGTCCCGGGGTCTGCGGTCAGCGCCGCAGTTATCCGGACAAGGATGTGATCGTGCTGGCCGAGGCACTGCCCAGCCGCGAACACACCCTGGCACATGAGTTGGGGCATATCGTCTTCGACCATCCGGGTGAGGCGGCGACCGAGGTGGTGCTGGAGGCCAGTGACGATCTCATCGCCTACATGCTCAGTCAGCGCTCCCATCAGAAGATCGTGGAGCTCGGCGAGGACGAGCAGTGCGAATGGGAGGCCGAGACCTTCGCCAGCATGCTCATGACCCGCCTGCGCGTATTCAACAGCCGAGGCGCAGGCGTCTCGGTCCTTCGATTCGATGAGGCACTCGGATGA
- a CDS encoding cytochrome P450: MWHQRVPVEELAELRAVAPIWWNPKSPEKGGFADDGFWVINKHADVKTVSRRDDVFSTYENTAIPRFQDDITREQIELQRFVLLNKDAPEHTKLRKIIAKGFTPRVINGLRAELTARAEAIVKAAVESGTGDFVEQVAAELPLQAIAELIGVPQEDRMKLFKWSNDMTSYDDPDSDADPVVASTEILGYSYQMAEARRACPADDIVTELINADMDGEALLPEEFGFFVMMLAVAGNETTRNATTHGMIAFLENPDQWELFKAQRPRTAADEIIRWATPVSSFQRTALEDVEVSGVQIKKGQRVVLSYRSANFDEEVFEDPYTFNILRDPNPHLSFGGTGAHYCIGANLARLEVEIIFNAIADFMPDITKLGDPKRLRSGWLNGVKEFQVDYKPKGGGCPVAH, encoded by the coding sequence ATGTGGCATCAGCGCGTGCCGGTCGAAGAACTCGCCGAACTCCGTGCGGTGGCACCGATCTGGTGGAATCCCAAGTCTCCCGAGAAGGGCGGCTTCGCGGACGACGGCTTCTGGGTCATCAACAAGCATGCCGACGTCAAGACCGTCTCGCGCCGCGATGACGTCTTCTCCACCTACGAGAACACCGCGATCCCGCGCTTCCAGGACGACATCACCCGCGAGCAGATCGAACTGCAGCGTTTCGTGCTGCTGAACAAGGACGCCCCGGAGCACACCAAACTTCGCAAGATCATCGCCAAGGGCTTCACCCCGCGCGTCATCAACGGCCTGCGCGCCGAGCTGACCGCGCGTGCCGAGGCCATCGTGAAGGCCGCGGTCGAGTCCGGCACCGGTGACTTCGTCGAGCAGGTCGCGGCTGAGCTGCCGCTGCAGGCGATCGCCGAATTGATCGGCGTGCCGCAGGAAGACCGCATGAAGCTTTTCAAGTGGTCCAACGATATGACCAGCTATGACGATCCGGACAGTGATGCCGATCCGGTGGTCGCCTCCACCGAGATCCTGGGCTACTCGTACCAAATGGCGGAGGCTCGCCGGGCCTGCCCGGCCGACGATATCGTCACCGAGCTCATCAACGCCGATATGGACGGCGAGGCGCTGCTGCCGGAGGAGTTCGGCTTCTTCGTCATGATGCTGGCCGTGGCCGGTAACGAGACCACCCGCAACGCCACCACGCACGGCATGATCGCCTTCCTCGAAAACCCCGACCAGTGGGAGCTTTTCAAGGCGCAGCGCCCCCGCACCGCCGCGGACGAGATCATCCGCTGGGCCACCCCGGTCAGCAGCTTCCAGCGCACCGCGCTCGAGGATGTCGAGGTCAGCGGAGTGCAGATCAAGAAGGGGCAGCGGGTGGTGCTCTCCTACCGCTCCGCCAACTTCGACGAGGAGGTGTTCGAGGATCCCTACACCTTCAACATCCTTCGTGATCCGAACCCGCACTTGTCCTTCGGCGGCACCGGTGCGCACTACTGCATCGGCGCGAACCTGGCACGGCTCGAGGTCGAGATCATCTTCAACGCCATCGCCGACTTCATGCCGGATATCACCAAGCTCGGCGATCCCAAGCGGTTGCGTTCGGGTTGGCTGAACGGCGTCAAGGAATTCCAGGTGGACTACAAGCCCAAGGGCGGCGGTTGCCCGGTCGCGCACTGA
- a CDS encoding SDR family oxidoreductase, producing MTEKICDGRVVIVTGAGQGIGRAHALAFAAAGAKVVVNDLGAELDGTPKPDSGAAKVVEEIRAAGGEAIVNGDDVSDWEGARRLVATAIETFGGLDVLVNNAGIVRDRMLVNLGEDEWDAVIKVHLKGHFAPMRHAAEYWRNESKAGRQPEARVINTSSGAGLLGSVGQGNYSAAKAGIAGLTITAAAEFARYGITVNAIAPAARTRMTETVFAETMAAPEDGGFDAMAPENVSPLVVWLGSTDSAGVTGRMFEVEAGKVTVADGWRHGVSIDRGARWEPVELGPAVRELLSKATTPEPVYGA from the coding sequence ATGACCGAGAAAATCTGCGACGGCCGCGTGGTCATCGTGACCGGTGCGGGCCAGGGCATCGGCCGCGCGCACGCGCTGGCGTTCGCCGCCGCCGGAGCGAAGGTCGTGGTGAACGACCTGGGCGCCGAGCTCGACGGCACCCCCAAGCCGGACTCCGGTGCCGCGAAGGTGGTCGAGGAGATCCGCGCCGCCGGTGGCGAAGCCATCGTGAACGGCGACGACGTCTCGGACTGGGAGGGTGCGCGTCGCCTCGTCGCCACCGCCATCGAGACCTTCGGCGGCCTCGACGTACTGGTCAACAATGCCGGTATCGTCCGCGACCGCATGCTGGTCAACCTCGGCGAGGACGAATGGGACGCGGTCATCAAGGTGCACCTCAAGGGTCACTTCGCCCCGATGCGCCATGCGGCCGAGTACTGGCGCAATGAGTCCAAGGCCGGTCGTCAGCCCGAGGCGCGCGTGATCAACACCAGCTCCGGCGCGGGTCTGCTCGGCTCGGTCGGTCAGGGCAACTACTCGGCCGCCAAGGCCGGTATCGCGGGCCTGACCATTACCGCCGCCGCGGAGTTCGCGCGCTACGGCATCACCGTGAACGCCATTGCCCCGGCCGCGCGCACCCGTATGACCGAGACCGTCTTCGCCGAGACCATGGCGGCCCCCGAGGACGGCGGCTTCGACGCCATGGCCCCGGAAAACGTTTCCCCGCTGGTGGTTTGGCTGGGCAGCACCGATTCCGCCGGCGTCACCGGTCGCATGTTCGAGGTCGAGGCCGGCAAGGTGACGGTCGCCGACGGCTGGCGGCACGGTGTCTCCATCGACCGCGGCGCCCGTTGGGAGCCGGTCGAGCTCGGTCCCGCGGTGCGTGAACTGCTGTCGAAGGCCACCACGCCGGAGCCCGTCTACGGAGCCTGA
- a CDS encoding nuclear transport factor 2 family protein: protein MSEHPARVAGTASQSAVRAKDKEAWVALFAADGIVEDPVGPSFFDPEGVGHRGPEAIAAFWDKAIAQTDKIEFLFDDSFACGSEVVYTGRIRTTMGGQIIDAEGVFTYRVNPDGKIAALRAFWETERAMKTMHPA from the coding sequence GTGAGTGAGCATCCCGCACGGGTAGCCGGTACCGCGTCCCAGTCCGCGGTGCGCGCCAAGGATAAGGAAGCCTGGGTGGCGCTGTTCGCCGCCGACGGCATTGTCGAGGATCCGGTCGGACCCTCGTTCTTCGATCCCGAGGGCGTCGGTCACCGTGGCCCCGAAGCCATCGCGGCGTTCTGGGACAAGGCGATCGCGCAGACCGACAAGATCGAATTCCTCTTCGACGATTCCTTCGCCTGCGGTAGCGAGGTCGTCTACACCGGCCGCATTCGCACCACCATGGGCGGCCAGATCATCGATGCCGAAGGCGTTTTCACCTACCGGGTGAACCCGGATGGCAAGATCGCGGCCCTGCGCGCTTTCTGGGAGACCGAGCGCGCCATGAAGACCATGCACCCCGCGTAG
- a CDS encoding acyl-CoA synthetase: protein MSYNIADLVEHAIDLMPERVALVDDHREFTYAQFEARCNQLGHYLQEQGVKPGDKVGIYARNTIEAVEAMVAIFKIRAVVINVNYRYVENELQYIFENSDMVALIAERRYSDKIANVLPKVPAIKTVLTIEDGTDLPAPAGAVEYETALAASSDVRDFDERSADDIFMLYTGGTTGLPKGVMWRHEDWWRVLGGGINFVTGDRVEDEWQQAKVGAGNSQLVRYPIPPLIHGGSQTAVFHSLFDGGKAIMLPEFSGHGVWQAIDKHNINLIFITGDAMARPMLDALKAGNPETGEPYKHSALWAMASSAALFSPTLKDEFIELLTTTMITDSIGSSETGFGGLSVATKGATHTGGPRVKIDASTKVIDNEGNEVEAGSGKTGLIARTGHIPLGYYNDPVKTAATFKEFNGIRYSIPGDFARVEEDGSVTMLGRGSVSINSGGEKIYPEEVEGALKAHPEIFDALVVGVPDERWGQRVVAVVQCRSENRPTLEDLRPTLTQEISSYKMPRSLWYVDEIKRSPAGKPDYKWAQAQTEAREADNHSHAPSTK from the coding sequence GTGAGCTACAACATAGCGGACCTTGTCGAGCACGCCATCGATCTGATGCCGGAGCGGGTAGCTCTGGTGGACGACCACCGGGAATTCACCTACGCCCAGTTCGAAGCGCGCTGCAACCAGCTTGGCCATTACCTGCAGGAACAGGGCGTCAAGCCCGGTGACAAGGTAGGCATCTACGCGCGTAACACCATTGAGGCCGTCGAGGCCATGGTGGCGATCTTCAAGATCCGCGCGGTGGTCATCAACGTGAACTACCGGTACGTCGAGAACGAGCTGCAGTACATCTTCGAGAACTCGGACATGGTCGCGCTCATCGCCGAGCGTCGCTACAGCGACAAGATCGCCAATGTGCTGCCCAAGGTCCCGGCCATCAAGACCGTGCTGACCATCGAGGACGGCACCGACCTGCCCGCGCCCGCCGGTGCGGTCGAGTACGAGACGGCCCTGGCGGCCAGCTCCGATGTGCGCGACTTCGACGAGCGCTCGGCCGACGACATCTTCATGCTGTACACCGGCGGCACCACCGGCCTGCCCAAGGGCGTCATGTGGCGGCACGAGGACTGGTGGCGCGTACTCGGCGGCGGCATCAACTTCGTCACCGGCGATCGTGTCGAGGACGAATGGCAGCAGGCCAAGGTCGGCGCGGGCAACAGTCAGCTGGTGCGCTACCCGATCCCGCCGCTGATCCACGGTGGTTCGCAGACCGCGGTGTTCCACAGCCTCTTCGACGGCGGCAAGGCCATCATGCTGCCCGAGTTCAGCGGGCACGGCGTGTGGCAGGCCATCGACAAGCACAACATCAACCTGATCTTCATCACCGGTGACGCCATGGCGCGGCCGATGCTGGACGCGTTGAAGGCCGGCAACCCGGAAACCGGTGAGCCGTACAAGCATTCGGCGCTCTGGGCGATGGCCTCCAGCGCCGCGCTGTTCTCGCCCACGCTCAAGGACGAGTTCATCGAGCTGCTCACCACCACCATGATCACCGACTCCATCGGCTCCTCGGAGACCGGTTTCGGCGGTCTGTCCGTGGCCACCAAGGGCGCCACCCACACCGGCGGCCCGCGCGTGAAGATCGACGCCTCCACCAAGGTCATCGACAATGAGGGCAATGAGGTCGAGGCGGGCTCCGGTAAGACCGGCCTGATCGCCCGCACCGGCCACATTCCGCTGGGCTACTACAACGACCCGGTCAAGACCGCGGCGACGTTCAAGGAGTTCAACGGGATTCGCTACTCCATCCCCGGCGACTTCGCCCGCGTGGAGGAGGACGGTTCGGTGACCATGCTCGGTCGCGGTTCGGTCTCCATCAACTCCGGTGGCGAGAAGATCTACCCCGAAGAGGTCGAGGGCGCGCTCAAGGCGCATCCGGAGATCTTCGACGCGCTCGTGGTCGGCGTGCCGGACGAGCGCTGGGGCCAGCGCGTGGTCGCGGTCGTGCAGTGCCGTAGCGAGAACCGGCCGACCCTGGAGGACCTGCGTCCCACGCTGACCCAGGAGATCTCGTCCTACAAGATGCCGCGCAGCCTGTGGTACGTGGACGAGATCAAGCGCTCTCCCGCGGGCAAGCCGGATTACAAGTGGGCCCAGGCGCAGACCGAGGCCCGCGAGGCAGACAACCACTCGCACGCCCCGAGCACCAAGTAG
- a CDS encoding thiolase domain-containing protein produces MSGNATEIAVVGFAHAPHVPETFGTTNGVEMLAPCFTELYADLGITKSDIDFWCSGSSDYLAGRAFSFISAIDSIGAVPPINESHVEMDAAWALYEAWVKLRTGQAETALVYGFGKASAGTLRQVLTLQTDPYLVAPLGPDSVSMAGLQARTGIDSGRWTEREMAEVAARAAANAAAKGGSATARTEQDVEKLLAAEYVADPFRAHDIAPITDGAAAIVLAVGDKARELRERPAWISGIAHYIDSPILGARDLTVSQSTERAAKAAINGGATDFDIAELHAQFSHEELILARALGLNGSTRINPSGGPLSGNPMFAAGLERIGFAATEIFNGTANRALAHASSGPALQQNLVATLEARS; encoded by the coding sequence TTGAGCGGCAACGCAACTGAGATCGCGGTGGTGGGGTTCGCCCACGCACCGCATGTGCCGGAGACCTTCGGCACCACCAATGGCGTCGAGATGCTGGCGCCGTGCTTCACCGAGCTCTACGCCGATCTCGGCATCACCAAGTCCGATATCGATTTCTGGTGCTCGGGCTCCTCGGATTACCTTGCCGGACGCGCCTTCTCGTTCATCTCGGCGATCGACTCCATCGGCGCGGTGCCGCCGATCAACGAATCGCACGTGGAGATGGACGCGGCCTGGGCGCTGTATGAGGCGTGGGTGAAACTGCGTACCGGGCAGGCGGAGACCGCGCTGGTCTACGGCTTCGGCAAGGCCTCGGCGGGCACGCTGCGCCAGGTGCTGACGCTGCAGACCGATCCGTACCTGGTCGCGCCGCTCGGCCCGGACTCGGTCTCCATGGCGGGCCTGCAGGCTCGTACCGGTATCGACTCCGGTCGCTGGACCGAGCGCGAGATGGCCGAGGTCGCCGCGCGCGCCGCTGCCAATGCCGCCGCCAAGGGCGGCAGCGCCACCGCGCGCACCGAGCAGGATGTCGAAAAGCTTTTGGCCGCGGAGTATGTGGCCGATCCGTTCCGCGCCCATGACATCGCGCCCATTACCGATGGCGCTGCCGCGATCGTGCTGGCCGTCGGCGACAAGGCACGGGAACTGCGCGAGCGTCCGGCCTGGATCAGCGGTATCGCGCACTACATCGACTCCCCCATCCTGGGTGCGCGCGATCTGACCGTCTCGCAGTCCACCGAGCGTGCCGCCAAGGCCGCGATCAACGGTGGCGCAACCGATTTCGATATCGCCGAGCTGCACGCGCAGTTCAGCCACGAGGAGCTCATCCTCGCGCGGGCGCTGGGGCTGAACGGCTCCACCCGGATCAACCCGTCCGGTGGCCCGCTCTCGGGTAATCCGATGTTCGCGGCCGGGCTCGAGCGCATCGGCTTCGCCGCCACCGAAATCTTCAATGGCACCGCGAATCGCGCACTGGCACATGCCAGTAGCGGTCCGGCGCTGCAGCAGAACCTGGTCGCCACCCTGGAGGCACGCTCATGA
- a CDS encoding thiolase domain-containing protein translates to MTNPAAVLGTGQTHHVTKRSDVSMAGMLREAIDRALEDSGLTMADIDAVVIGKAPDFFEGSMMPELFLSDALGATGKPLLRVHTAGSVGGSTAVVAASHVQAGVHGKVLALSWEKQSESNAMWALSNPVPFTMPVGAGAGGYFAPHVRAYIRRANAPLHIGAMVAVKDRRNGARNPLAHLQQPDITMESVMASQMLWDPIRFDETCPSSDGACAIVIGDEASAKAVEATGKKVAWIHGTAMRTEPLAYAGRDQVNPKAGQAAAAALWKQAGITNPLEEIDAAEIYVPFSWFEPMWLENLGFMPEGEGWKLTDAGETAIGGKLPVNPSGGVLSSNPIGASGMIRFAEAAKQVMGRAGDYQVENARKAFGHAYGGGSQYFSMWVVGSEQP, encoded by the coding sequence ATGACCAACCCCGCTGCCGTACTCGGCACCGGCCAGACGCATCACGTGACCAAGCGGTCCGATGTCTCGATGGCGGGCATGCTCCGCGAGGCTATCGACCGTGCGCTCGAGGATTCCGGCCTGACCATGGCCGATATCGACGCCGTGGTGATCGGTAAGGCCCCCGACTTCTTCGAGGGCTCCATGATGCCGGAGCTGTTCCTCTCGGATGCCTTGGGCGCCACCGGAAAACCGCTGCTGCGCGTGCACACCGCCGGTTCGGTCGGCGGCTCGACGGCCGTCGTGGCCGCCAGCCATGTGCAGGCGGGCGTGCACGGCAAGGTGCTCGCGCTCTCCTGGGAGAAGCAGTCCGAGTCGAATGCCATGTGGGCACTGTCGAATCCGGTCCCGTTCACCATGCCGGTCGGCGCGGGCGCGGGCGGTTACTTCGCCCCGCACGTGCGCGCCTACATTCGCCGTGCCAACGCGCCGTTGCATATCGGCGCCATGGTCGCGGTGAAGGATCGCCGCAACGGCGCGCGGAACCCGCTCGCGCACCTGCAGCAGCCGGACATCACCATGGAATCGGTGATGGCATCCCAAATGCTTTGGGACCCCATCCGTTTCGACGAGACCTGCCCGTCCTCGGATGGCGCGTGCGCCATCGTCATCGGTGACGAGGCCTCGGCCAAGGCCGTCGAGGCCACCGGCAAGAAGGTGGCCTGGATCCACGGCACCGCCATGCGGACCGAACCGCTCGCCTACGCCGGACGCGATCAGGTGAACCCCAAGGCCGGACAGGCCGCCGCCGCCGCGCTGTGGAAGCAGGCCGGGATCACCAATCCGCTGGAAGAGATCGACGCGGCCGAAATCTACGTTCCCTTCTCCTGGTTCGAGCCCATGTGGCTGGAGAACCTGGGCTTCATGCCCGAGGGCGAGGGCTGGAAGCTCACCGATGCGGGCGAAACCGCCATCGGCGGAAAGCTTCCGGTGAATCCGTCGGGCGGCGTGCTCTCCTCCAACCCCATCGGAGCGTCGGGCATGATCCGCTTCGCCGAGGCCGCCAAGCAGGTCATGGGCCGCGCGGGCGACTACCAGGTGGAGAACGCACGCAAGGCGTTCGGGCACGCGTACGGCGGTGGCTCACAGTACTTCTCGATGTGGGTGGTCGGGAGTGAGCAGCCGTGA
- a CDS encoding LLM class F420-dependent oxidoreductase, with translation MRFGLQLGYWGAQPPANTAELVAAAEETGFDAVFTAESWGSDAYTPLAWLGSSTSRVRLGTSVVQMSARTPTATAMAALTLDHLSGGRHILGLGVSGPQVVEGWYGQSFAKPLQRTREYVSIIRQVLAREGKVQSDGPNFPLPYNGANATGFGKPLKSITHPLRADLPIWLGAEGPKNVALTAEIADGWLAIYYTPRLADMYNGWLDEGFARAGARRSREDFEIAATAQVILTDDTKGELDRLRPFLALYIGGMGAEDMNFHAEVYRRMGYGEQVDEITRLFRTGRKDEAAAAVPDELILDTTIIGDEAHVREQLKVWEQAGVTMLLVGVRDVAQFERLKPLIQS, from the coding sequence ATGCGCTTTGGGTTGCAACTCGGATACTGGGGCGCGCAGCCGCCCGCCAATACCGCGGAGTTGGTGGCGGCCGCCGAGGAGACCGGATTCGACGCCGTCTTCACCGCCGAGTCCTGGGGTTCGGACGCCTACACCCCGCTCGCCTGGCTGGGGTCGAGCACCAGCCGGGTCCGCCTGGGCACCTCGGTCGTGCAGATGTCCGCGCGCACGCCCACCGCCACCGCCATGGCCGCGCTGACCCTGGATCACCTCAGCGGTGGACGGCATATTCTCGGGCTGGGCGTCTCGGGTCCCCAGGTGGTCGAGGGCTGGTACGGGCAGTCGTTTGCCAAGCCGTTGCAGCGCACCCGCGAATACGTCTCGATCATTCGGCAGGTCCTCGCGCGCGAGGGCAAGGTGCAGAGCGACGGACCGAACTTCCCGCTGCCCTACAACGGTGCGAACGCCACCGGATTCGGCAAACCGCTCAAGTCGATCACCCATCCGCTGCGCGCGGACCTGCCCATCTGGCTCGGTGCGGAGGGCCCCAAGAATGTGGCGCTGACCGCGGAGATCGCCGATGGCTGGCTGGCCATCTACTACACCCCGCGACTGGCCGATATGTACAACGGCTGGCTGGATGAGGGCTTCGCCCGCGCGGGTGCCCGGCGTTCGCGGGAGGACTTCGAGATCGCCGCGACCGCGCAGGTCATCCTGACCGACGACACCAAGGGTGAACTGGATCGGTTGCGGCCGTTCTTGGCGCTGTACATCGGCGGTATGGGTGCGGAGGATATGAACTTCCACGCCGAGGTGTACCGGCGGATGGGCTACGGCGAGCAGGTCGATGAGATCACCCGACTGTTCCGCACCGGACGCAAGGACGAGGCGGCCGCGGCGGTGCCGGACGAGCTGATCCTGGACACCACGATCATCGGCGATGAGGCGCATGTGCGCGAACAGTTGAAGGTGTGGGAGCAGGCGGGCGTCACCATGCTGCTCGTCGGCGTGCGGGATGTGGCGCAGTTCGAGCGGTTGAAGCCGCTCATCCAGTCGTAG
- a CDS encoding helix-turn-helix domain-containing protein, which translates to MADFAARLNKLFETVHPPGRKPHTNAEVAAALTASGHPISKPYLSQLRSGQRTNPSDETVAALAKFFKVKPDYFFNDIYAAKIDHDLELLSQLQGYGLRRLSSRAFDLSEESQNLLTSMAEKLRASEGLPEIPPDGTE; encoded by the coding sequence ATGGCTGATTTCGCGGCGCGGCTGAACAAGCTGTTCGAAACCGTGCATCCCCCGGGGCGTAAGCCGCACACCAACGCAGAGGTGGCGGCGGCGCTCACGGCCTCCGGCCATCCGATCTCGAAACCGTATCTCTCGCAGTTGCGGTCGGGACAGCGGACCAACCCCTCTGACGAGACGGTGGCCGCGCTGGCGAAGTTCTTCAAGGTGAAACCGGACTACTTCTTCAACGACATCTACGCGGCCAAGATCGATCACGATCTCGAACTGCTGTCCCAGCTGCAGGGCTATGGACTTCGTCGTCTGTCGAGTAGGGCGTTCGACCTCTCCGAAGAATCACAGAACCTCCTCACCTCTATGGCGGAGAAGTTGCGGGCCAGCGAAGGGCTGCCCGAAATTCCTCCGGACGGCACGGAATAG